The Terriglobales bacterium genome includes a window with the following:
- a CDS encoding FeoA family protein codes for MIFNFEQGDMQTPERDRSVPLAELREGDLAVLAGIDLPHQTAEHLMCLGFIPGVEVTVGKSGPGGDPRVYNVDGSNVALRSDVSANVTVIPKMYRTQG; via the coding sequence ATGATTTTCAATTTCGAACAAGGCGACATGCAGACCCCAGAGAGAGACCGCTCCGTCCCATTGGCTGAACTGCGCGAGGGTGATCTCGCGGTTCTCGCCGGAATCGACCTCCCGCACCAAACCGCGGAACACCTGATGTGCCTAGGGTTCATTCCCGGGGTGGAGGTTACCGTAGGAAAGAGCGGGCCGGGCGGCGACCCGCGTGTGTACAACGTAGACGGTTCCAATGTCGCCCTACGTTCCGATGTGAGCGCCAACGTCACCGTAATCCCCAAGATGTACCGGACGCAGGGATGA
- the feoB gene encoding ferrous iron transport protein B — MGAVVDLGIPSPAKSRNKIESVAIVGPPNSGKSTLFNRLTGLRQKVANFPGVTVEHHIGYLRTGRGKEIALIDLPGIYSLTPKSEDERVTVDVLRGDMPGTPKPDAIILILDATNLNRHLVLAARVIAVGLPTLVLLNMADSLKSQGGHIDVLALARELGTPVALVSAAKGEGLEVVENFLKSSTDSPKPVEIPVINDVARCREWACTVADKSSYRKPLPSVWTKRLDSIVLDKKWGPLIFTAVVIGVFQCIFTLGQPLSEALGGLLNSAGILLGSVLPEGWFKSLLIDGAFSGVTSVLVFLPQILLLFLVIGVLEDSGYLARAAVITDRTMRKVGLNGKSFIPLLSAYACAVPAIMATRTIEDKRDRIATILIAPFMTCSARLPVYTMIIAAFIPEHKILGPVFGSRAAAMLGLYVLGFIAAVITARILKSSILKSKDSPFILELPPYRWPTFQSLGLRLLDRSKAFLLRAGTVILLVSIILWGLTHLPLKNGQPPEIGNSLVAQFGHTIEPAIRPLGFDWKIGVGLVTSIAAREVIISTLGTLNGLDPQSQELSLQQALQTQLTLGGAVALLIFFAFAMQCTSTLAVVRRETNSWKWPAIQFAYMTTLAYTGALAANILVTRIFL; from the coding sequence ATGGGTGCCGTAGTCGATCTTGGGATCCCCTCCCCCGCAAAATCCCGAAACAAGATTGAATCCGTTGCCATCGTTGGGCCACCCAATTCCGGCAAATCGACGCTGTTCAATCGACTGACCGGACTACGACAGAAAGTCGCGAATTTCCCGGGTGTCACCGTTGAGCATCATATCGGCTATCTCCGAACGGGCCGGGGCAAAGAGATCGCGCTGATTGATCTTCCCGGCATCTACAGCCTCACGCCAAAATCCGAAGACGAACGGGTGACCGTGGACGTGCTGCGCGGCGACATGCCCGGCACGCCGAAGCCCGACGCCATCATCCTGATCCTTGACGCCACGAATCTAAACCGGCACCTGGTACTAGCTGCACGCGTGATTGCGGTCGGCCTGCCGACGCTGGTGCTCCTCAATATGGCGGACTCGCTCAAGTCGCAGGGCGGACACATCGACGTTCTCGCTCTTGCTCGCGAACTTGGCACGCCCGTCGCGCTGGTCAGCGCCGCAAAGGGTGAAGGTCTGGAAGTGGTAGAGAACTTCCTGAAGTCCAGCACCGACTCGCCGAAGCCGGTCGAAATTCCAGTGATCAATGACGTGGCTCGGTGCCGCGAGTGGGCGTGCACCGTGGCCGACAAATCGTCGTACCGGAAGCCGCTTCCGTCGGTGTGGACCAAGCGTCTCGATTCGATTGTCCTCGACAAAAAGTGGGGACCGCTGATCTTCACCGCGGTTGTGATCGGCGTCTTTCAGTGCATATTCACGCTCGGGCAGCCACTCTCGGAGGCCCTGGGAGGACTGCTCAATTCGGCCGGCATCCTGCTTGGTTCGGTTCTTCCGGAGGGCTGGTTCAAGTCGCTACTGATCGATGGTGCTTTCAGCGGCGTTACATCTGTGCTTGTCTTCCTGCCGCAGATCCTGCTTCTTTTCCTGGTGATCGGAGTACTTGAAGATTCGGGCTATCTAGCACGCGCGGCCGTCATTACGGACCGAACCATGCGGAAGGTTGGGCTGAACGGTAAGTCGTTCATCCCGCTGCTTTCGGCGTATGCCTGTGCCGTTCCGGCGATCATGGCCACCCGCACGATCGAGGACAAACGTGATCGCATCGCCACGATTCTGATTGCGCCATTCATGACGTGCTCTGCGCGCCTGCCGGTATACACCATGATCATTGCCGCATTCATTCCTGAGCACAAGATCCTTGGTCCGGTATTCGGATCGCGTGCGGCCGCGATGCTTGGGCTATATGTGCTTGGATTCATCGCTGCCGTGATTACGGCACGCATCTTGAAGTCTTCGATCCTGAAGAGTAAGGACTCACCGTTCATCCTTGAGTTGCCACCGTATCGCTGGCCGACGTTCCAATCGCTTGGGCTGCGCTTGCTGGACCGCTCGAAAGCGTTCCTGTTGCGGGCTGGTACGGTGATCCTGCTTGTCTCGATCATTTTGTGGGGACTCACTCACCTTCCGCTGAAGAACGGACAGCCTCCGGAGATTGGCAACAGCCTGGTGGCGCAGTTTGGACACACGATTGAGCCCGCGATCCGGCCTCTTGGGTTCGATTGGAAAATCGGCGTCGGACTGGTCACTTCGATTGCCGCACGCGAGGTCATCATCTCGACGCTGGGTACACTCAACGGACTTGATCCCCAGTCGCAGGAACTCAGCCTTCAGCAGGCTCTTCAGACCCAGTTGACGCTCGGGGGAGCGGTGGCCCTGCTCATCTTCTTCGCCTTCGCTATGCAGTGTACCTCGACGCTCGCGGTCGTTCGGCGGGAGACGAACTCATGGAAGTGGCCGGCCATCCAGTTTGCGTACATGACGACGCTTGCATACACCGGAGCACTGGCGGCCAACATCCTGGTCACAAGGATATTTCTCTAA
- a CDS encoding deoxyguanosinetriphosphate triphosphohydrolase, translating to MLADYAVRVEQSRGRRHPETPHPYRNDFQRDRDRVIHARAFRRLEDKTQVFTDKVSDHFRNRLTHTIEVAQISRTIAEQLGLNVDLVETLALVHDIGHPPFGHAGEKALDECMKRHGLSFDHNLHALRIVEDFELRYAAFRGLNLTFEVREGIIKHSRDYAPAAYPGLREYLLDQRPPLEAQLIDLTDEIGYNTADLDDGYESDILTVPLICDGVPAFKKFYNIAEARFPDAMEKLKFNEALKIFFNELVTDLIENTRARIRSAGVCSLDDVRRYPERLVQFSPAVDEHRRQVKEFLYANLYYSRELKPDKSRAEEVVAELFEFWMEHPDDLPSSYQSKSQTESLARVVCDYIAGMTDGFIDAQYQKYCAK from the coding sequence ATGCTCGCCGACTACGCGGTGCGAGTCGAACAATCTCGCGGACGCCGACATCCCGAAACTCCGCACCCGTACCGCAACGACTTCCAGCGCGATCGCGATCGTGTGATCCACGCACGTGCGTTTCGTCGCCTTGAGGACAAGACCCAGGTTTTCACCGATAAGGTCAGCGATCATTTTCGCAACCGCCTGACGCACACCATCGAGGTAGCGCAAATCTCGAGAACCATCGCGGAGCAGTTGGGCCTTAACGTGGACCTGGTGGAAACTCTGGCATTGGTACACGACATCGGACATCCACCCTTCGGCCACGCCGGAGAGAAGGCCTTGGACGAGTGCATGAAACGTCACGGCTTGTCCTTCGATCACAACCTGCACGCGTTGCGTATCGTGGAGGACTTTGAACTGCGCTATGCCGCATTTCGCGGACTGAACCTGACTTTCGAGGTTCGCGAAGGTATCATCAAGCACTCGCGTGATTATGCTCCGGCAGCATACCCGGGATTGCGCGAATACTTACTGGACCAGCGTCCGCCGCTGGAGGCCCAGTTGATCGACCTGACGGACGAGATTGGATACAACACCGCGGACCTGGATGACGGCTACGAGTCTGACATCCTGACTGTGCCGCTGATTTGCGATGGCGTACCGGCGTTTAAAAAGTTCTACAACATCGCGGAAGCAAGGTTCCCCGATGCAATGGAAAAGCTGAAGTTCAATGAGGCGCTGAAGATCTTCTTCAACGAGCTAGTGACGGACTTGATTGAGAACACTCGAGCACGGATACGTTCCGCAGGTGTTTGCAGCCTGGACGATGTTCGCCGGTATCCGGAGCGGTTGGTGCAGTTCAGTCCTGCAGTGGATGAACACCGCCGCCAGGTTAAAGAGTTCCTCTACGCGAACCTTTACTACAGCCGCGAATTAAAGCCGGACAAGTCACGGGCGGAGGAAGTCGTCGCCGAGCTCTTCGAGTTCTGGATGGAGCACCCGGACGATCTTCCTTCAAGCTACCAGTCCAAGTCGCAGACAGAGAGCCTTGCACGTGTGGTATGTGATTACATCGCGGGGATGACGGACGGATTCATCGACGCTCAATACCAGAAGTACTGCGCAAAGTGA